The DNA sequence GATCAATGTTATGGATCTTATGTCACAGGCCTTGTTGATCCTATTTCACTTCCTTCAACTGAATACTATgcaaacacaacaacaacaacctcaGTTCCATTTTACCAGCACCAAGTAGATTCCATAGTTAGCCCCAGCAGCATGCAACAAAATTATCACATGTTTGGAAGTGAAGGTAGTTGCAGTTCCTCTGATAATGGAAGCAGTATCAAGCAAGAGGAAATTGGGTATCATCATCAAGGATCATACAACAACATTATTGCATTTGATGagttcaacaacaacaacaatgatcatcatcatcatcataataataataagtttcttcttaTGCCTAGTAGTTTCAATGATAATAGTAATAGCATTGTTAATTATTATGGTGGTGACAGTATTACTGAATATGATCTTGAGGAAATTAAGCAGTTGATTAGTGTTAGTAGTAGTGTTGATGAAATCAAGGAGGAGAAACctatttactattattattgaTCAATGTTGAAGATATCAGATTCTGGGGGTTTTCTCTTCATATTCTATGATGTGA is a window from the Arachis stenosperma cultivar V10309 chromosome 3, arast.V10309.gnm1.PFL2, whole genome shotgun sequence genome containing:
- the LOC130969446 gene encoding transcription factor RAX2-like translates to MGRAPCCDKANVKRGPWSPEEDLKLKEYIHKHGTGGNWIALPQKAGLKRCGKSCRLRWLNYLRPNIKHGEFSEEEDRIICSLYVNIGSRWSIIAAQLPGRTDNDIKNYWNTKLKKKLISGFIPNSSSIQQRKHHHHQQQQQPPFPSSSIMYMDQCYGSYVTGLVDPISLPSTEYYANTTTTTSVPFYQHQVDSIVSPSSMQQNYHMFGSEGSCSSSDNGSSIKQEEIGYHHQGSYNNIIAFDEFNNNNNDHHHHHNNNKFLLMPSSFNDNSNSIVNYYGGDSITEYDLEEIKQLISVSSSVDEIKEEKPIYYYY